The Corvus hawaiiensis isolate bCorHaw1 chromosome 1, bCorHaw1.pri.cur, whole genome shotgun sequence genomic sequence ACTAATTTAGTTCACAGGAGCTGGTGTCACATTCTGTAGGAGGCAGCTGCACCACAGGTCTTCTGTCTGTACGCACTGTACCAAACATCAGGGCTGCAGGAATGCTCAATAATTCACACACACAGCAACTGCTGGCATTCTTTCCATCTGGAAGAGACGACACATGGAGAAATCACATGCGAGAGCACTAGAAAATACAAGCTATCATCTCATTCAGTAATTGCTTgtgtattttattaattattgtTTTTGATTGAATTTCTAATTACAGAATTCTGTCTGCTAGATGAACAGCAGGGaggttttgaaaaagaaagcacagaaggCTCAACTTATCCCCATTCAGTTCAATTCAGAGATGCTTCGTTCCTCTATCAGCCAGATGCTGTTGATAATGAGATGTACTCTGGGGCTAAAAACCTCGTTCCCAGTGATGCTTCTATAAGTATATTGAAACAAGGTATTACCAAAAATGCTTGACATGATTATATTACAGTGAATTAAACATCCTGATAGGCAGAAATAATCTGGTACAATAGTAAGTAAGAAATCTTGTTAGTTCATTTTAATAGTTCTTATCAGGAACTCTTGGGGGAATGCACTGAAGGAATATAAAAAATCAGTTTGCAGTAAGTGTGTGCAGTGGACTCTTTCCTATCAACATTCTGAATCAATCTGTCATAAATATAATCTTATAAAGTCAGGTGTTTATGACAGCTCTGTTGCATTCCAGATAACCTCTGCAAGATTAGTGATGATACATGCTTTCATTGAGAAAGAGTCACTGAAAATACTTTCTCATTATTTGAAAAACTCTCAATAAAGCTCCTCAGTTACAGGTTAAGTAACAGAATTAGACATCTCCCTTGCCTTCACTTAGCCTCTTTATTTTCTGAGGAGCTTTATAATTGAGAAAACTAAAATGGGGTTTAAATGGAAGTTTGCAAATTGGTATAATGGCCCAGGTACAAGTTTTTATTGTAGGAATTTGGAAAGAGGAGGCAGGAATGTTACTGGAGgaatgaaaaaatggaaaaccagTCAAGGACTCAGAACACACTGTGCTTTTCATCAGTTCTTGGTAGAGTTCTTACAGCTGGTTCTACTGATGAATATCACTTCTTGTCTGTAAGTTTCACCCTTGGTTAATGGTTGTTCAGTAAACAATATATAAAAAACACTTACTTGTGGAAGAATGGTATGCCActgttgtggtttttgttttagcTTGACATAcctttgtgcttttcttgtttaaaaagcaCAGAGATTTCTTTAATTAGTTTTAACTTCCACTGTctcttggaaaataaaaaagctaaaaaaaattgtttttactAAAGAATTTGAAAgtacatttcattttctgttatttgtaTAGACAGTCATACGATTGCATCAGATAAACAAAATATCTGCCTGTGGCTggatgtttttttttccctagtgaAGTAATTTTTTGGTTATAAAGGATGTCTTTAAAGAGAGCGTGTTTCTTGACTGGAGTGACAtgaaggaaaatttcttttaaacaaatttgAGAACACTTGCATGCCCACGTTTCtggaatgtggaaaaaaaacattCCATCCTTCCAGTTGGCATTATTGATTTGAaagcttcaattttttttagcaAAGTGGTAAGTCGATGTCACAAAAGACCTAATTTCAGTATCATAGTTGAATTGTGAGAAGGTGAATGCAGAGCACTCCCTTGTACTTAATGAGTACTCTTCATTCTGCCATATAAATGAACATTCTCTGGAGATAAACTTTGAAGCGAGAGACTTAAGATGCAGTTAGTTGGTTAACACTAAGGAgctgacttttaaaatattaaaaatactgtacaCCAAAATGttgattcttgatagctgttcttctttcttaatttttgcaCTGAAACTTCAGTGGCTCCttaggaaataaaatcagatcTGTTCCAGCCTTGCATTTTAACTTGTGCTGATGGAAATCAGGATGTCAAGGTGTGATGATAAATGAGCTTATGAAACACATAGCAAAATGTTACCTGGTTTTAACTGGCATTTTTGTAGAAATACTTAATTTTGCTTTCCATTGCTTTCTTGGGAAAGATCTGTCACGGTTGAAGACCCAGTTTCAGCCCTTTGTGAAGCTTCCGGAAGACAAGCAAAGAGCTTTATATAAAACCCTTTGTGAGCTCCTGCTCCATGAAGAAATGGTGACTGCCCTGGGGGACATGGTAAGATGAAGAACCTTTGGCTTGCTTCCTCAAAGTAATTTCAGAATAGTACTAGCATTCTCTTTTGcttgaatttttctcttttcaagtaGTTTTGcttattcttttcctttcagttcgATGATATCTGCACAGGAGACAAGCCAGATCTGGAGGAGTTAAAACTTGAACAACAAGGAGACCTCCTTCGTTTCTTGCAGCTCTTAGGGTGCAGTTTACAGAGTGAGCTGTTGTTGCAGAAATACCAGCCTCAGGATGAAGAACTTTTCTCAGCTGCTCACCTTCTTATCAGTGCTATGTCTGGTATGTTGTGAAAagccctttttaaaaattttattttccttttagaagCTCCCTCCATGTTAAAGCATTTATGGCTCTCTTTGAGCAGTTGGTGAGCTGAGTGAACATAAATTGTTCTGTTCACTTTTTATGAGTTTGGTATACTACGCTTAGCATTCCTGGTTGTGAGTTAAATTCAGCCCTCAATCACTGACAGATTTTGTGTGTAAATTACACATTCCCCCAAGACTGCTCAACTTTGCTTCTGCTGAGTGTGAGCATTTGCAGTTTGGCAAGCTAATTTCTGTACTTACTACATGCCAGAGTCCTTCCCGCCTAAATGCTGAGAATTACAAATTAGGTGTTGTCTCCTGTGTAAAAGCGTATATTGTTCAAGTGCAAACTAAATTTAGCAAAAATGAGTTTAACATGGAGACTCTGCAATTAGAGGGTTGTTTTGCAGCTGCTGAAACAGGAGATGAAACATAAATGTCGAATAAATGCCACCCTCACAATCTAGTTGGCACCACAGTGTTAATTAAAAGCTACCTGCAAAGTCCAAGACAGACTTGCctggatttttctcttctttcttgtaTCTAAAGAATTCCCTGACATTAAGATAACGAGGGGAAGTCCGGTGTAAATTGTGGCACTGTGCAGCAAAATGTCAGTGTGCATCCATATATGCACAGGCcccagctgggagagctcaACTCATTTGtggagacagaaagaaatagaaaacaaaaacctgctGATGTGGTAACACTCGTCAGATGCCATTAACAGCAGGGCGCAGTTAATTGAGTGTGTTGCATTATCACCTGGATTTGGACATAATGTCTACTGCTGAAGTCCAGGCATAAGTGTACCTGGATCCAGATTCAAAAGCTGTTTTATGCCTGTTTCTTGTGGTAGGAATTACAGCCTTGTTACAGAGTTGAAGAGCACCACAGAGATCAGTTAGTCCATCTCCCAGCCCCAAGGCAGTCTCAGCTATGCCATTCCTCTCAAACTGTGCTTTGCTGAAGTTAGCATCTCGTATAGAGTTTGGGAGCATAGAGTTTGATTTATTCAAGGCCTAGGTCATTCATCCAGTCTGCAGACTTGGAGTGAAACACTGAGGAGATACTTAGGGAGGAGGCAAGGATGATGGGTAGGAAACCCTCTTTTCTACTAGTGCCTTTTCTCAAGCACAGAGATAGTCAGACCCTTTGCCCATCCCATTCTATTCTGCAGGCAGGAAGGGGCTGGATCAACCTCTTCCACACAACCAGCTGAGGAGAACCTGTTAGCTCCCTGTTAAAGCCCCTGTTCCAGCAGCCAGCCTGGTGCAGGGTTCACTGGAAATGATCTTTCCCTGGGAATGTTTCCTTCACAGAGCTGCCTGATGACACTCTGGTCCTGCTGCGTGCCTGTTGTGATCTTCAGGTTGTTCCGGCGTTGTGCTGTTTGGTGAGTAATGGAGATGGGAGCGTGGCTcatgggcacagcagcagcagtggccgTGTCCTCAGCCACGTTTCTCCCCAATAAAGGAGGAGATGTCAAGCTGCAGTGGGAATTTCAGCTGTAGGCAGCGCTTAGCTAAGGTCAGAGTCTGACATGGCAAACGAAGCTGCAGGTGCTACCTAACTTCTGAACATCGCTGTATTTGGGAGATTTCATGGCTTGtgagcaaaagaaaattgtaaCTTAAgctccagttttatttttctaatagtCCCACTGTTTTAAAATCTCAGTAATCACCTCTCCTTGGGAAACAGAAATTTCGCTTTGATAGCAACAGTGCTTGAGCCTTGGCAAACCCTGAGGTCCCAAAACTCTGAGGCCATTTATTGAAACTGCTGAAGGAATGGTGCAGGGCATTAGAGtaatggagcacctctcctgtgaggaaacgGTAAGAGAATTgtgtttgttcagcctggagaagagaaggcttcagggtaACCTAAATGCAGCCTCCCGGTACCTGAAGGAAGCTTacaaaaaagatggagagagactttttacaagagcatgtagtgacaggacaaggaggactGGATTCAAACTGGAGGAGATCACATACTAGGAAGAAACTTTTTActatgagagtggtgaggcactggaacaggttgcccagagaatctgtggatgccccattcctggaaatgttcaaggccaggttggatggggctttgaataacctggtctagtgaaaagtgtccttgcctgtggcagggggattggaactgaatgatctttaaggtcccttccaacccagaacattctatgattctgtgattatttttagctttttaaagtCACTGACAAAAACAATAGTAAAATCCTTTTAATATGTAGGAGCAAGGGGAGTTCTACTGTTTGCTCAGAGTGATAGTTAAGTGTGACGTGCAGTGAGAGAAGTTGAACTCAGGGAATGGCACAGTAGGAGAGACTTTCCTCCTTAAAGTGTGCCATAGAGCTTTGGTTCTGGATCAGTACATCATACTTGTCAGGGCTAATAGTAAAGGGAATCTTGACcttttgctgctgccttgtaAGCTCTCCAGCGGTTTTGTATGAAAGAGCTGAGCTGTGCgatggcaggagcagcagtgcttggaaaatgttttaatatctCTGTCTTTTGCTCTCTCTCATGGATGCAGCCTAACATCGCTTCAGCCGATGGCACTGTGGCACTGAGCAGTCCTTTGGTGGCCACTCTCGCTGACAGAGGAAGATTTGAGGTCGTGCAAAGGCTGTTTGCTTCATCAAACATTAACCTGGAAATGACAGAGTCTTCTGTAAAAGCTGTAACTATGAAAGAACCGAGATTCTTCCCACTTGTTCTTTATGTTGCACTGTATGGATTTCATGCTTTAGGTGGGAATGTGTAGGAGCTGTACTGAGTATCCTGTTTTTGCTCTAGCCCGTTGTTTCTTCCGTAGCTCTGTAGTGTTGGTGTGTTTGGGATCAGCAGTAGAGCTGCTGCATTGGTACttcaggcagcacaggcaggaattAGGGCCATCAGGGGACTCTGCAGTTTCAGTGGAAAATACCTATTTAAGGGATAAAGGGGAGAAATTAAAAGAGAACCATGGAAGAGAAATGGAATATAGCTGCTGTGGTAGGTGTCAGATCTGCAGGGCAGTGGAAGCTGGATTGCTTGCATTAATATGCACgggagaaaacagcaaagtACAAACTGCTTTTTGTAAGCAAGCAAACAACCAGGCCCTGGAAACCCAGGGTTCTGCAATGCAGCAACTGTTTTGCTCCTTTGAGACTGAGTGTGCAGAATGCCTTCACTCTGGAGCAAGTGCAATGGAGGGCTCTTAGAAAGGTACTTGATTAGATTCTCTTATTAATTATTGTTTAGCTTTACGGATGTGAACTGCACACTGTGGGAAATAACAAAGCCTCTTTTTCAAAAATCAAGACCACTTTTGGGATTTATACCTCTGTacagcatttctgttttctggtaTGTTTTTACTCACCTTTGCaagtttcagctgtttaaaCTGCATTCTGAACTTTGAGGTATGGCAATGCCTTTTGATGTGTGCACATGAAGGGTCCCTGCTGCACACCACAAAAACGATAATTTTACCCCATATGACATTTTCAGTGTAGatattttgcttgtttctttgaCTAACAGCAAAGTATTAGTAAAGCACTGTGTGCTTGAACTATTTTGCCTGCTTTttcatcataattttttttgtaattgtgGATTgaacagaaatgcagcagagaTCACTGTAAATGTGGGCTTGGGAAGATGATGTTCCAGGTAGGTGGAACATCATCAGTGCTTGCAGATGAGGTTGTGAGATGGCTGACAGACAAGCAAGCAGGCACCTGTGTGGGGGTGATCAGTAACCAGGCCCTGCAGCGTAGCTGGTGGGTAGGAGTTCTGCTCAGTTTCCTGCTCTATTCCCACATGGCCTTGAGCAGATCGTCTAAGAAGCCTTTAAAAAGTCGCATCAGTTCAGCATTCCCTGAGGACATGGGCTTTGCAGGAAAGCCCCACGGTGCCTTTCattccctgagagctcagggTAGCTCTGCACGCTGGGCTGTGGGCGTTGCTGCATCTCATCTGTTAAGTGAAGCTGATGGTGTTGCCTGAACTTTGTGCTGGTGTAGAAGGAGAGATCCTTCAGGAGGATGGAAGCACATAACTCTGCTTCTGGGAGGGGTGTGTGTTTTTAAGTGGGAAAGTCTTCTTTGCCCATCGCTACTCAAAAGTTGCCTCTGTAATGAGCTTACTAAAACTTTCTATTAAATGCTATGTCAAAACAATAGAATAACTTATGCATGTAATTtccattgtttttcttttgggcATTCCTGTAATGCCCTTTGCCTTGAAAAGTGGTGCACACGGATGGCAAATGGCTGTGTGGGCATCCATGTGGGGCCACTGTCCACATGCTCTGATCTTCCTTGCAGAGCTGTGGTGTGAGCCTTGTGAGCACTACACTGTGTCACTGCTTTCAGGGTGTGCATGTTGTGTCACAGATGTAGGAGAGGGAACTTGTTTACAGAGGCAGAAACCCTCCCAAATGCTGGGTATTCTGTGGACACACCCttaagaaagaaatgttttgcttgtttcctgctgcttcagctTCAGCTCAGTGCACTGAATGGGCAGCCTTGGGCCTGTGCAACAGGAGAGACACAAGCACCACAGAGCAGTCACAAGGCCCCAGGGACGCCAGGCTTCCCGCTGCTCATGAGGATTGCTGGGGTTTCTTGGCTCCTCGCCTCATCTGCTGCCCTGTTTTTAGGATTCGTCAGTGTGTCTGCAGAAGACATTGGTTGCACTTCAGTCTTGGCTTTATTGTAGATGCTCTTTGTGGAGGGGTTTCCCAGTTTTTCTCCATTTGGCAGCACTCCCGTGACTACAGAAGCACCTCTAGACCAGGTAGGGTAGAATGGCCTTCCGAGAACTGagtgagcagcacagctggacagAAGCACTACAGCAGGTTATATGTACACAATTTTCACTATAGCTGATTCTTTCATGCACTTGAAAACAGGATCCTTAtgcacattaattttaaaactagcTCAGAGTGGGGATATGAAGATCCaagggagcagcagaagcagtaTTTCTCTAATCCTGCCTTTCCCTAGGCTAAGAGCTTGGCCTCTTCAGGGACCCAGCCTAGCTGATGCAAATTAATTTAGAATCCACACTGGAAGAGCTGAATGTGCATCCACTACCTGAGACGAACGAGATTCTGGGCTGGCCTCACatggaaaatccattttcaagCTTAGATGTGGTCTTCCCTAGGAAAGGAGGTGGTGAAAGACCTGTAGGGTGCTTCAGAGGAGGCTGAAGCTTGTCTCATAAAAGGTGTGATTTCACACCCTGACAACCTCCCCAAAATACTGCTTCCCTTTGCATTCGCCAGGAGGACAGTTGGAGAATTCATACGTTCGCGATGCAGGAGGAGGTCAGCAGCCTTTCAAGGAGTATGTGCTACCTCTAGAGGCCAGCAGGCTCTGCCTTGCAGCCAGTACCAGCACTTGCCTCCTTCCAGCTGCTCAATCCCAGTCCCCTGGGCTTTGTCCCCTGGCTCATTCCAGTGCAGGCGCAGGAGAGCGACTCCCTTGGTGCTGCAGTGCTCAGGAAATGAGGCGCCCAGATTCTGCAATGATATTCCCAGGGTGGCTGAAGAGCCCCCAAGGTCTCCCTGTGCACGTGGCACATTCATGAACATCGAGATAAACAAGACCaactgaaaagctgcttttatgtAGGTGGAGCACCAAGATCCAAAGATGAAAGGCAGCTGCAAAGACTGGTCCTTCATACATTATGTGGCTCAAATGCAGActacaaccaaaaaaaaaatcagaaaaatagccaattacattttttcaatattaaatttttattatatacaaaaatattttgttgggAATTAACAGAATTTCATCATTTGTACATTAACATTTTTATGTCTGGCTGTGTTTATTGTGAAAATATTAGCTGTGAAAAAGACAAAGGGGGGGATTCTTAGAAAACAAGtcacaatttaaaaatgtcCCACATAGTAGCTGACTTTATCAGTATGAAGTCACAATGCTAACAAGTCCCATATCCTAGGCCTGCTCTACAGTACTGTATTCAAACAATTAGGTACTAAATAATTTCCAGGTTCCCATTAAAAAATTTCTCTAATAGTTAAGATTTTTCTTGTAGGAAGTTTTCAGCtaaagaaactattttttttacagGAGAGCAGTTTTGAAAGTTTTACAAATGTCAAATCCAGGTTAATTTAATATACtgtagaaataataaaaaaaagaaaacaaaaccatgagAGCTTCCAACTGGCAAAACCAGTTGTGAGAAGACGCAAGGTAAGGAAACGCACGGTGACAGAGTTCTAGTACACATTTAAACCCAAACACAACCACGATCCTACAGTTCTTAGCCTGGTGTGGGGTCGGAGAGCAGCAAACTTTCTGGTGTTTTAAACCCCACAGAAGCAGTTCCCCTCCTTACACCACAGTGCACAAATGTTACACATGGGCAACATATGGGGGGTAGGGAAGGGATGCTTAACATGCATTTTCCTAgggggaaaaatatatttgaacaGTTCTCTCCATACATAATTGTGTACAAGACCTAAACCAACAAAAATCAGTCAAAACCTTTTTTGCCTGTACAAAGCAACGCTGTTCATTTTGCTTTATGCTATGGATCATGTGAGAGGTCAGGTAATGGAGAGGTTGGGTTTTTGGAAGAGGCTCTACTGTATTCAGGTAAATGTTGGCTGCTTGTGGAGTAACCAAGTTGGCTCAGCCATGGGAACAACCAAAATTGCAGGGAGAAGCAGTAGCATGGAGCTACTGACATAAGGGAAAAGGCTAAATGGGAGAAGTGTTTTCAGGACTACTTTTAACTGTGTTACCCGACCACTGTCCTAGCAGCAAAAGGAACTCCATACCCAGTGAGCATAAGGAACAGTTCCAAATACCAAGAATAAAATTCATTTACTTCAAGTGTCATTTATTCTATTACTGAACCCCTGCTGAATGAATTCCATTTGTAGGTGAAACTGCCTAATGGCCTTCACCaagctggggtttgtttttaagCCTGTACCAGTAAATCCCAGCTGCAGTACCAGCAGAAGAACTGAGAATTCAGCAGTTGAAAATGCGACTGTGGAATAGTGCAGAGAATTCAGGTAAATTAGTAGACAGTGCCTGAATTACTTGCAGCACTTGCCCCTAagttttatttatgtatatgtatgtgtgtatgtgtgtgtgcatgagcACATTTTTAGTATGATTAGAAGGCAAAGCTGCCtgtaaaaataaccaaaactGGTTAATTTACAAgtcttttctctgaatttttatttttaggatcTGTCTTGGGCATAAAAACAGTAAGTTATACCAGTCCTAAATACTGACGTTCATGTTAACTACTATTTCCTCTACAAGACACAAGTTGGGAATCCCAGACAATTCCCATTAGTAAGCCTGTTAAACATGTGAAAACTAAGAAGGACAggccaaaaaagaagaaatgcaggaaaaaaagagaagggccAGAACTTCACTTCAGCACTGTCAGTCACAACAGTCCACCAGAGAAAGTAAATTAAAGTACCTTGAAGGATAGAAACCCTTTCAGTGACCCAGGAGAGGTTTCTattgcagggagagaagggtgctgggagctgaggggTATTTAAGGCAAGAGGCCCAGCAGACTATGAGTCTTTGATCCAGTACCCACTACACAGACACCAATAAAATGATCTCACCACTTTTGCAAAAGTAGCATCATGAAGTTTGGCAATAACCATGTGGTCCTTGAAGTCTTTGGAATTTGGATGAGGGAGGAAACCTCACATGAAGCAAACAGCCTGTACAGATGTGCACGACATGCgacagagctccagctgctggttgTCTGAGAGCTGCACCCACAGGCGCAATGGGcaagggagcagctgctgcaggaggcactGTCCATGCACTGGGACAAGGCCTCAAGGTTCAGTGTGAGTGGAGAAGCAAGCTACAGGAAGCCTGGATGGGAAACCACGGGAAAGGCGAAGGGAGTTTATGTTCACAATATTGGCTCATGCATAAGGACAGGTAAGAACCCAGTTCCTGATCTCTGCAATGCTCTGCTTGATCGTTCTGCACTGGTCCTTGAGCTCAGCAGAGGCCAGCTGGGCTCAAGGGGGTACCTAGCCAgggattttctgtgtttcaaagagaaagaagtttcCTATTTCTTAGCTGAATCACCCtcttcaaaaaacaaaaccaaacccagatGACTTCctgagcactgagctgcaggcaATTTGTACAGCAAGTCACTTAGGTATGATTTTAGAAGATGCAGTGAGTACAGAGGATGAGGAAATAAATGTCACAATTTGAGCTTAGCCAAGATGTGACAAGTTTATATAAACACAAATTCAAAAGCAATGAGCTGATCTGCCATCCTGCTCCACAAAGCTTTTGTACAACTAAGTACACAGAGCTGCCCTGAGAACACAGCACAAGTCACGGATACTGCATTGGTTATGAACTCCCTTTTCCTTGCCTACAAAGATCTGTGATTCTGCTCCATGTTTACCTTCGTTGTAGATTTGCAGAACATTTTGAAAGACCTTTATAAATCTATGCAAGATGACATATTCCATTATAATTATCCCACTAAACTTGGACTGCATCTTGGCATGTGATGCAGAACCTAAAGCAGACCTGCTAACATTTAGAGAGAGCAAGGTAATCGCCTGGGTACACATGCACCACAATATTTACAGGAAAGTTGAGATTGGTGCGCACTTAAGTGAATTTTTGGTGAATTCAGGGAAATAACTTATAGATCTTGGCATACTGACTGTACTTCTATGTATAACTTTTCATTCACAGGGCAACTACAGTGTTCTATAAGTCTCTATATGTACAGAATTTTACAGCACCTCATGCACTGTCCAAAACAGATAGAAATTACAGATAAATATAGATTCTTTTTAGATTGAAATATCtgtatatttagaaaaatatacaTTAGTAAACACAATAAACCAGGTAGAGAAGTGTACCAGTTCTGAAGTCTCACATGCAGGTACATTTCTGGATTAAGTCATGGTATCTTAGTAATGTGATAACCAACAtgagcatttttttgttttaccatccacatacatacatatacatagaCAACTATTTGATAATTTACTTTTCTAAACtacttaaatatttatcttgTGATACACACCACATATCTTAAACATTTAGCAGCATCTTCACCTCGCTCAGACACACCTATTGTAATCCTTAACAGTCAATGTAAAGTTTTCCTGTTAGTATCTGGAAAATCAATGTTTAGTACAGGATGAAATAACATGAAATGCCAGTTATTTTAACTCCTCCAAAACACTCTGAACAGGTGTTCTATGAAATGTTTTCACTTGCTCAAAATGAGCCTTTCATAGCGTCTTTCTCTGCTAATTGCACAATGCACAGGCCCCTGTCTGACAGCTGATGTAGCACACCCTGACAGGTGGGGGCTGCCACTGCTGTGGATGTGACTGAAATGGCACCAGCATTTCAAGAACCTCCAAGAACATTCTTCTTAAAAAATAGTAACTGTTATTCTCATTCCGGTCATTCACCAGGTAGGGACAAACTAAGCAGAGTATCTGATGAAAATCTGACTTTGCCAAAActacacaaagaaagaaaccaacCTCTCACTCCCTCTCACCATTAAACACACCAATGTGAACCCTCAAGATTTAGCAAACAGATGCAAGGGGTGTGCTGTTTGGGTTTAGGTTGTTTTCCCCCCACAACCTGACACACAGACATCCAGATCAAACCTGCAGATACTTCCACACAATCTTTGTGCCAACCCAAGCAAGCCACCTTCTCTTCTTGCTTCAGAACTGCATTGCAGAATTGTTCACTGCCATCTACACCACCACCACCCAAAGGTCAGCCACGACGCTCCACAGCCTGATTTAAGCACACTGTGTGAACCAATAGCAAACACTAAAGCTTTAGTCTTTAGCAAATAGGTGGCTATTCTGGAGATTGCCAACTAGGGAGACTCTCTTGACAGTATTTTCCCTGGGatggaaacagaatgagaaAGGCTCTCCTGACTAAACCCTGATGTCTGTGTTTCATGTGTTTGGTCCAGtaaatttatggaaaaaagatgaaaataagtGATGTTTGCAATATGAAGTACTGTGGTGTGTAAACTGAAGAGTCTTCTCATTCCTTTCACTGGGGAAGAGTGAACTCAGCCCACTTTTGGCATCACAAATAAGAGTATATTTCTAACTCATAATGAAAAGGCATCTTATCTGTCCAGACAGCACATCTTATTTACAGCATATGGAGGTCTCCCATGACAcagtacacacacacagttcAGTCATGTTCAGCACAGAGTGCCAAAAGCAAACCACTAAAATAGCCAAGCAACAGCCCTACTATCATTTGCTGCTACACACAACACTCCATTCGCTTctcacagcagcctctgagcAATAGGATCACGGAACGTGTCTCCTGGGGAAGAAAACTGCAAGTCCCATGCTGGCGCCACATTTAAGAGTTCTGccaaactgaaacaaaaccagagaaaacacATCCTAGAAAGCATAGCAATAAAAAAGCAGTGGTAAAACTTTTCCTTAGAGAATTTCATATTCCTTCTACAAGACTGAAATCTCAGTATTAAGAGCCACGAAGATCTCCTGTGCTATACACAAGTTGAACTAACATTTTCCATGCACACTGGGATTTCAAGTCTCCTCTGCCCCTCTTCCCCCACAACACCCAACTTTACAGGCTGTGTAAAAACCATCTGTTGTATATGggtgt encodes the following:
- the GSDME gene encoding gasdermin-E isoform X1; protein product: MFAKATKNFVRETDSGGDLIPVSHLNASDKLQLLSLVTKRRKFWCWQKPKYHFLTVTLSDVLTEDKPIKPVIVESDFAKYMGKFEDFLQGSIETSFVKISLGAGGKGYVENQSSFGNLRKQEIDLQQLMKDVKDRTIDLNSSLLQQVIERKREVLCILREKIITTQKCTISEHIQTEEKVRGVMGCTAKTIKVSVSENGSLMKDSSVILEIPPATAIAYGVIELFIRHNGQFEFCLLDEQQGGFEKESTEGSTYPHSVQFRDASFLYQPDAVDNEMYSGAKNLVPSDASISILKQDLSRLKTQFQPFVKLPEDKQRALYKTLCELLLHEEMVTALGDMFDDICTGDKPDLEELKLEQQGDLLRFLQLLGCSLQSELLLQKYQPQDEELFSAAHLLISAMSELPDDTLVLLRACCDLQVVPALCCLPNIASADGTVALSSPLVATLADRGRFEVVQRLFASSNINLEMTESSVKAVTMKEPRFFPLVLYVALYGFHALGGNV